Part of the Lutra lutra chromosome 4, mLutLut1.2, whole genome shotgun sequence genome is shown below.
TGCCAGACCTCTGGTTTTGGACAACATGAGTCTGGCTCAGGACAGTCCTCTTGCTTTGGCCAACATGGGCCAAGCTCAGGACAGGCCTCTGGCTTTAGCCAGCATAGGTCTGGCTCAGGAAAGTCCTCTGGCTATGAACAATATGAATCCAGCTCAGGTCAGTCTTCTAGATTTGGAAAACAGGAATCTGGTTCAGGACAGTCCTCTGGTTTGGGTCAGCATGGGTCTACCTCAGGACAGTCCTCTGGTGTTGGAAAACATGGGTCTGGCTCAGAGCACTCATCTGGTGCGAAACAGACCTCCGGCTTTGGAGAACACAGAACTGGCTCAGGACAGTCCTTTGGTTCTGGACAACATGGGTCTGGTTCTCATCAATCTACCTCTGCAAAACATAGATATGGCTCAGGTCAATCTTCTAGCTTTGGATATGGATCTAGTAAACATCACTCTCCTGCTTCTGGGACTGGCTCAGGTCATTCTTTGGAATTTGAACAACATGAGTCTAGATCAGGTCAGTCTACCTACGGCAAACATGGTTCCAGGTCAAGGAAATCCTCCAGTTCTGGCTCTAGGTCATCCTCAGGCAAGTCCTCTACACATAGTCAACATGGATCCAACTCAAGGCAGTCATCTAGCTATGATCAACATGAATTGACCTCAGGTCAATCCTCTGGCTATGATAAACATGACTCTAGGGTACAGGAAAAAGAACGCTATGAGACTAGTTCAGGAAAAGGGTCTCCAAAATCTGGAACAACAATATCAGATTCAGCTGAGAGTCAAACAAGGAaaagagatgaaggcagacaggGGAAAACTCAAGGACAGTCAGGAGAGAGGAGTACAAATGGCCACTCCAGTCATGGACAAGCCACCAGGACAGAATCCAGTAAGACTAACAGAAGGGATTCTAGTGTCAGTGAGAACAGTGACAGTGAAAGGCACTCAGgagcaccacacacacacacaagatccTCTCATAGCCACTCAGGATCTCAACATGGAGAGTCAGGATCCACagctagagggagacagagccagTCAGGAGACACGAGCAGAAATAGTGAGTCTCGACATGATCAAGCCACCAGGACAGAATCCAGTAGGACTAGAAGGGGAAATACTGTCAGTGAGTCCAGTGACACTGAAAGGCACTCAGGAGCTTCACAGACACTAGCAGGATCCCCTCATAGCCACTCTGGATCTCAACATGGAGAGTCAGGATCCATACctagagagagacagggaactAGTCGAGGAAAGTCAGGAGACACCAGGGTACATAGTGGGTCTGGACATGGTCAAGCCACCAGGACAGAATCCAGTAAGACTGCAAGAAGGGGATCTAGTGTCATTGAGGCTAGTGACACTAAAAGGCACTCAGGAACATCACAGACACTCGCAGGATCCCCTCATAGCCACTCTGGATCTCAACATGGAGAGTCAGGATCTACAgctagagggagacagggaactaGTCATGGCCAGTCAGGAGATACCAGGGGACATAGTGGGTCTGGGCATGGTCAAGCCACCAGGACAGAATCCAGTAGGACTACAAGAAGGGATTCTAGTGTCAATGATTCCAGTGACACTGAAAGACACTCAGGAGCCCCACAGACACACGCAGGATCCCCTCATAGCCACTCTGGATCTCAACATGGAGAGTCAGGATCTACagctagagggagacagagaactaGTCATGGCCAGTCAGGAGATACCAGAGGACATAGTGGGTCTGGGCATGGTCAAGCCACCAGGACAGAATCCAGTAAGAGTACAAGAAGGGGTTCTAGTGTCAGTGATTCCAGTGACTCTGAAAGGCACTCAGGaacctcacagacacacacaggatcCCCTCATAGCCACTCTGGATCTCAACATGGAGAGTCAGGATCTACAgctagagggagacagggaactaGTCATGGACAGTCAGGAGACACCAGGGGTCATAGTGGGTCTGGGCATGGTCAAGCTACCAGGACAGAATCCAGTAAGACTGCAGGAAGGGGATCTAGTGTCAGTGATTCCAGTGACACTGAAAGGCACTCAGGAACCTCACAGACACACGTAGGATACCCGCATAGCCACTCTGGATCTCAACATGGAGAGTCAGGATCTACAgctagagggagacagggaactaGTCATGGCCAGTCAGGAGATACCAGGGGACATAGTGGGTCTAGGCATGGTCAAGCTACCAGGACAGAATCCAGTAAGACTGCAGGAAGGGGATCTAGTGTCAGTGATTCCAGTGACACTGAAAGGCACTCAGGAACCTCACAGACACTAGCAGGATCCCCTCATAGCCACTCTGGATCTCAACATGGAGAGTCAGGATCTACAgctagagggagacagggaactaGTCATGGCCAGTCAGGAGATACCAGGGGACATAGTGGGTCTAGGCATGGTCAAGCTGCCAGGACAGAATCCAGTAAGAGTACAAGAAGGGGTTCTAGTGTCAGTGATTCCAGTGACACTGAAAGGCACTCAGGAACCTCACAGACACACGTAGGATCCCCTCGTAGCCATTCAGGATCTCAACATGGAGAGTCAGGATCTACAgctagagggagacagggaactaGTCATGGCCAGTCAGGAGATACCAGGGGACATAGTGGGTCTCGGCATGGTCAAGCTAGCAGGACAGAATCCAGTAAGACTGCAGGAAGGGGATCTAGTGTCAGTGATTCCAGTGACACTGAAAGGCACTCAGGAACCTCACAGACACACGTAGGATCCCCTCATAGCCACTCTGGATCTCAACATGGAGAGTCAGGATCTACAgctagagggagacagggaactaGTCATGGACAGTCAGGAGACACCAGGGGACATAGTGGGTCTGGGCATGGTGAAGCCACCAGGACAGAATCCAGTAAGACTGCAGGAAGGGGATCTAGTGTCAGTGATTCCAGTGACACTGAAAGGCACTCAGGAACCTCACAGACACACGTAGGATCCCCTCATAGCCACTCAGGATCTCAACATGGAGAGTCAGGATCTACAGCTAGAGGGAGTCAGGGAACTAGTCATGGCCAGTCAGGAGATACCAGGGGACATAGTGGGTCTCGGCATGGTCAAGCTAGCAGGACAGAATCCAGTAAGACTGCAGGAAGGGGATCTAGTGTCAGTGATTCCAGTGACACTGAAAGGCACTCAGGAACCTCACAGACACACGTAGGATCCCCTCATAGCCACTCTGGATCTCAACATGGAGAGTCAGGATCTACAgctagagggagacagggaactaGTCATGGACAGTCAGGAGATACCAGGGGACATAGTGGGTCTAGGCATGGTCAAGCTAGCAGGACAGAATCCAGTAAGACCGCAGGAAGGAGATCTAGTGTCAATGATTCCAGTGACACTGAAAGGCACTCAGGAACCTCACAGACACACGTAGGATCCCCTCATAGCCACTCTGGATCTCAACATGGAGAGTCAGGATCTAAAgctagagggagacagggaactaGTCATGGACAGTCAGGAGATACCCGGGGACATAGTGGGTCTGGCCATGGTCAAGCTACCAGGACAGAATCCAGTAAGACTGCAGGAAGAGGATCTAGTGTCAGTGATTCCAGTGACACTGAAAGGCACTCAGGTCCCTCACAGACACACGCAGGATCCCCTCATAGCCACTCTGGATCTCAACATGGAGAGTCAGGATCTACAgctagagggagacagggaactaGTCATGGCCAGTCAGGAGATACCAGGGGACATAGTGGGTCTGGGCATGGTGAAGCCACCAGGACAGAATCCAGTAAGACTGCAGGAAGGGGATCTAGTGTCAGTGATTCCAGTGACACTGAAAGGCACTCAGGAACCTCACAGACACACGTAGGATCCCCTCGTAGCCACTCAGGATCTCAACATGGAGAGTCAGGATCTACAGCTAGAGTAAGTCAGGGAACTAGTCATGGCCAGTCAGGAGATACCAGGGGACATAGTGTGTCTCGGCATGGTCAAGCTAGCAGGACAGAATCCAGTAAGACTGCAGGAAGTGGATCTAGTGTCAGTGATTCCAGTGACACTGAAAGGCACTCAGGTACCTCACAGACACACGCAGGATCCCCACATAGCCACTCTGGATCTCAACATGGAGAGTCAGGATCTAAAgctagagggagacagggaactaGTCATGGACAGTCAGGAGATACCCGGGGACATAGTGGGTCTGGCCATGGTCAAGCCACCAGGACAGAATCCAGTAAGACTGCAAGAAGGGGATCTAGTGTCAGTGAGGCTAGTGACACTAAAAGGCACTCAGGAACATCACAGACACTCGCAGGATCCCCTCATAGCCACTCTGGATCTCAACATGGAGAATCAGGATCTACAgctagagggagacagggaactaGTCATGGCCAGTCAGGAGATACCAGGGGACATAGTGGGTCTGGGCATGGTCAAGCCACCAGGACAGAATCCAGTAGGACTACAAGAAGGGATTCTAGTGTCAATGATTCCAGTGACACTGAAAGACACTCAGGAGCCCCACAGACACACGTTGGATCCCCTCATAGCCACTCTGGATCTCAACATGGAGAGTCAGGATCTACagctagagggagacagagaactaGTCATGGCCAGTCAGGAGATACCAGAGGACATAGTGGGTCTGGGCATGGTCAAGCCACCAGGACAGAATCCAGTAAGAGTACAAGAAGGGGTTCTAGTGTCAGTGAATCCAGTGACTCTGAAAGGCACTCAGGaacctcacagacacacacaggatcCCCTCATAGCCACTCTGGATCTCAACATGGAGAGTCAGGATCTACAgctagagggagacagggaactaGTCATGGACAGTCAGGAGACACCAGGGGTCATAGTGGGTCTGGGCATGGTCAAGCCACCAGGACAGAATCCAGTAAGACTGCAGGAAGGGGATCTAGTGTCAGTGATTCCAGTGACAATGAAAGGCACTCAGGAACCTCACAGACACACGTAGGATCCCCTCATAGCCACTCTGGATCTCAACATGGAGCGTCAGGATCTACAgctagagggagacagggaactaGTCATGGCCAGTCAGGAGATACCAGGGGACATAGTGGGTCTAGGCATGGTCAAGCTGCCAGGACAGAATCCAGTAAGACTGCAGGAAGGGGATCTAGTGTCAGTGATTCCAGTGACACTGAAAGGCACTCAGGAACCTCACAGACACACGTAGGATCCCCTCATAGCCACTCTGGATCTCAACATGGAGAGTCAGGATCTACAgctagagggagacagggaactaGTCATGGACAGTCAGGAGATACCCGGGGACATAGTGGGTCTGGGCATGGTCAAGCTACCAGGACAGAATCCAGTAAGACTGCAGGAAGGGGATCTAGTGTCAGTGATTCCAGTGACACTGAAAGGCACTCAGGAACCTCACAGACACACGTAGGATCCCCTCGTAGCCACTCAGGATCTCAACATGGAGAGTCAGGATCTACAgctagagggagacagggaactaGTCATGGACAGTCAGGAGATACCAGGGGACATAGTGGGTCTAGGCATGGTCAAGCTAGCAGGACAGAATCCAGTATGACTGCAGGAAGGAGATCTAGTGTCAGTGATTCCAGTGACACTGAAAGGCACTCAGGTACCTCACAGACACACGCAGGATCCCCACATAGCCACTCTGGATCTCAACATGGAGAGTCAGGATCTAAAgctagagggagacagggaactaATCATGGCCAGTCAGGAGATACCAGGGGACATAGTGGGTCTGGGCATGGTCAAGTCACCAAGACAGAATCCAGTAGGACTACAAGAAGGCGTTCTAGTCTCAGTGATTCCAGTGACACTGAAAGGCACTCAGGAATCTCACAGACACACGCAGGAACCCCTCATAGTCACTCTGGATCTCAACATGGAGAGTCAGGATCTACAgctagagggagacagggaactaGTCATGGCCAGTCAGGAGATACCAGGGGACATAGTGGGTCTAGGCATGGTCAAGCTACAAGGACAGAATCCAGTAAGACTGCAGGAAGGGGATATAGTGTCAGTGATTCCAGTGACACTGAAAGGCACTCAGGAACCTCACAGACACACGCAGGATCCCCTCATAGCCACTCTGGATCTCAACATGGAGAGTCAGGATCTACAgctagagggagacagggaactaGTCATGGACAGTCAGGAGACACCAGGGGACATAGTGGGTCTGGGCATGGTGATGCCACCAGGACAGAATCCAGTAAGACTGCAGGAAGGGGATCTAGTGTCAGTGATTCCAGTGACACTGAAAGGCACTCAGGAACCTCACAGACACACGTAGGATCCCCTCGTAGCCACTCAGGATCTCAACATGGAGAGTCAGGATCTACAGCTAGAGGGAGTCAGGGAACTAGTCATGGCCAGTCAGGAGATACAAGGGGACATAGTGGGTCTCGGCATGGTCAAGCTAGCAGGACAGAATCCAGTAAGACTGCAGGAAGGGGATCTAGTGTCAGTGATTCCAGTGACACTGAAAGGCACTCAGGTACCTCACAGACACACGCAGGATCCCCTCAGAGGCACTCTGGATCTCAACATGGAGAGTCAGGATCTAAAgctagagggagacagggaactaATCATGGCCAGTCAGGAGATACCAGGGGACATAGTGGGTCTGGGCATGGTCAAGTCACCAGGACAGAATCCAGTAGGACTACAAGAAGGCGTTCTAGTCTCAGTGATTCCAGTGACACTGAAAGGCACTCAGGAACCTCACAGACACATGCAGGATCCCCTCATAGTCACTCTGGATCTCAACATGGAGAGTTAGGATCTACAgctagagggagacagggaactaGTCATGGTCAGTCAGGAGATACCAGGGGACATAGTGGGTCTAGGCATGGTCAAGCTACCAGAACAGAATCCAGTAAGACTGTAGGAAGGGGATCTAGTGTCAGTGATTCCAGTGACACTGAAAGGCACTCAGGTCCCTCACAGACACACGCAGGACCCACTCATAGCCACTCTGGATCTCAACATGGAGAGTCAGTATCTACAGctagagggagaaagggaactaGTCATGGACAGTCAGGAGACACCAGGGGACATAGTGGGTCTGGGCATGGTGAAGCCACCAGGACAGAATCCAGTAAGACTGCAGGAAGGGGATCTAGTGTCAGTGATTCCAGTGACTCTGAAAGGCACTCAGATCCCTCACAGACACACGCAGGATCCCCTCATAGCCACTCAGGATCTCAACATGGAGAGTCAGGATCTACAgctagagggagacagggaatTAGTCATGCCCAGTCAGGAGACACCAGGGGACATAGTGGGTCTGGGCATGGTCAAGTCACCAGGACAGAATCCAGTAAGACTGCAAGAAGGGGATCTAATGTCAGTGATTCCAGTGACACTGAGAGGCACTCAGGagccccacagacacacacaggatcCCCTCATAGCCACTCTGGATCTCAACATGGAGAGTCAGGATCCATAgctagagggagacagggaactaGTCATGGCCAGTCAAGAGATACCAGGGGACATAGTGGGTCTAGGCATGGTCAAGCTAGCAGGACAGAATCCAGTAAGACTGCAGGAAGGGGATCTAGTGTCAGTGATTCCAGTGACACTGAAAGGCACTCAGGAACCTCACAGACACACATAGGATCCCCTCGTAGTCACTCTGGATCTCAACATGGAGAGTCAGGATCTACAgctagagggagacagggaactaGTCATGGCCAGTCAGGAGATACCAGGGGACATAGTGGGTCTAGGCATGGTCAAGCTAGCAGGACAGAATCCAGTAAGACCACAGGAAGGGGATCTAGTGTCAATGATTTTAGTGACACTGAAAGGCACTCAGGTCCCTCACAGACACACGCAGGATCCCCTCATAGCCACTCTGGATCTCAACATGGAGAGTCAGGATCTACAGCTAgcgggagagagggaaataatcATGGCCAGTCAGGAGATACCAGGGGACATAGTGGGTCTGGCCATGGTCAAGCTTCCAGGACAGAATCCAGTAGGACTACAAGAAGGGGATCTAGTCTCAGTGATTCCAGTGACACTGAAAGGCACTCAGGagcctcacagacacacacaggatcCCCTCATAGCCACTCTGGATCTCAACATGGAGAGTCAGGATCTACAGGTAGAGGGAGTCAGGGAACTACTCATGAACAGTCAGGAGATACCGGGGGACATAGTGGGTCTGGCCATGGTCAAGCCACCAGGAGAGAATCCAGTAGGACTACAAGAAGGGGATCTAGTCTCAGTGAGGCTAGTGACACTGAAAGGCACTCAGGagccccacagacacacacaggatcCCCTCATAGCCACTCAGGATCTCAACATAGAGAGGCAGGATCCATAgctagagggagacagggaactaGTCATGGCCAGTCAGGAGATACCAGGGGACATAGTGGGTCTGGGCATGGTCAAGTCACCAGGACAGAATCCAGTAGGACTACAAGAAGGCGTTCTAGTGTCAGTGATTCCAGTGACACTGAAAGGCACTCAGGAGCCTCACAGACACATGTAGGATCCCCTCATAGCCACTCAGGATCTCAACATGGAGAGTCAGGATCCATAgctagagggagacagggaactaTTCATGGCCAGTCAGGAGATACCCGGGGACATAGTGGGTCTGGGCATGGTCAAGTCACCCGGACAGAATCCAGTAAGACTACAAGAAGGGGATCTACTGTCAGTGAGTCCAGTAGCACTAAAAGGCACTCAGGAGCCCCACAGATACATGCAGGATCCTCTCATAGCCACTCAGGATCTCAACATGGAGAGTCAGGATCTACAgctagagggagacagggaactaCTCATGGCCAGTCAGGAGATACCAGCGGACATAGTGGGACTCAGCATGGTCAAGCCATCAGGTCAGAATCCAGTAGGTCTCCAAGAAGTGGATCCAATGTCAGTGAATCTAGTGATAATGAAAGGCACTCAAGAGCATCATCAAGGAACTCAGTTTCTAGCCATGTACATTCCAGGTCTTTCCCTACACCCACAGTTTCTGATACAACTGGAAGGTATGAGTCAAGCACTGAGCAGGCGGGAGATCGTTCTAAACAATCAGTCATAGATCAAGAGCAGACATCAGTTCAGAAGCAACCAGTTTCTAGACATACACAGAATTTTGGATCCTCCCTAGAATCTAAAGGAGACAAATCTACATATTCAGGCTCTGTTCAAGGGCAGAACACATCTTCCCATAAGCAATTAGGAACTGACACAATAGAGAGACATGGGTCCAACCATACACAGTCACATGAAACTCATAGGCAGTCCAAGGACAGCATAAGGAATCAGTTACATAGCAGTCATCACCGATCTAGAGTAAGTCATTCCCAGTCTCAGAGTAGTGGAAGACACCGACATGAATCAGGTCAAGGTTGGAAACACGGCAGTTATGGGAGTGCAGAATATGACTATGGGCAGTCTGGGTATGGACCTTCTGGAGGTAGCAGAACAAGCAGCCGCAATTCTAGCCCTTTGAGGTCATTGGATCTAGCTGCAAACAATCACATTTCTACCCGTGGACAATCAGTTCCTACATTTGACCATACAGGATCAAAAGCAACTGAAATAATAGGAAGACAAAGTTCAAGTCATGGACAGCCAACTTATTCCCATAATCAGTCTGGAACCAATGTAAGTAGAAGGCAGGGATCTATTCATGGGCATTCAGCAGTAAGTCATGAACCATCAAGTGACACCTATTTTCAATCTGGGAAGCATAGGCAGCCAAGCAGCCATTCTGTACCCAGCCATGGACAGTCCATATCAGCTCACAGCTATTCAGAATCTAGTTCAACTCTAGGGCATGGATCCCATAGTGATAATAAAGAGCATTCAGAAGATTGGGGGGAACAAATTCATGAACCATCAGAATCTAGGCATGGACAGTCAGAATTCAACAATGTAGGTATACTTGGATCCAGCCAGGAGAATGTGGGAGATATATCTTCTAATGAGCAGGTAAGATCTAGCACAAGTTTAGGAAGACAGGGATCAATTAAGAGACAACCTGGAGACATCCAAGGTCAATCTGGATTCAGCACCAATGAAAGAAATGTATATAACCATGGACAATCAAGTGACAGCTATAGGCAGTCAGTTGACAGCAGAAGCAAAAGTCAAGGATTCATTTCTAGTCACTCTCATGATAGCCAAGACCCTACAGGAACTGAAGAATATGGGTATAGATATTCATCAAGCAGTACAATCATGTGGAGGGGGGGGGAGCAAAAGCAAGGGCCTGAATCAAATTTGTTAGGAAGCATCAGAATATATTGTCAGGATATGGATGATAAACAGGCAGGAAACATGGATGCCAAAGGTTGCCATAAAAGGGAGAGAACAGAATCAGGTTCCTTTTACTTAGACAGCAACACTCCACTCTATGAATATGTCCAAGAACAAAGGTGTTATTACTTTGAATAATCATTTGAAgccaacagaaaacaaactaacTCAAGATAAGAGATAACCcaagaagaaatgagaatataACATGGAATTAAGATATTTACCATGATCCTTTCTTTTGTTACTGGGAACATATATCTGTTCTTTTATTCAACAGTAGCACGTACTCTATTCCTCTTGTTTGGTGCAGGGTTTTTTGGAAGGCTCCATGATCACTAAGCTCTTTGGATAGAAAACAGtgaatcaaagaaataatagctcTTGGAACTCTATTCAGAAATATATGACAAAGTGATTTGACTGCTTTGGGATaaagtaagcattttttttaaatgtctaagaCTTTTGGActtcccagattttattttaattgacatTGACAAACCTATCCAAGGAGCTAAGAAACATGATTTTGGAGCCACAATATTCCTAATAACATTATAACACATTCCATGTCCTGAGCAAAGAATGTTATAGTAGCTGATGAGTCAGAATATTTGCATCTTTTTTGCCACAACTGGAACATCATACGATTACTTTTGAATTTATTGTCATGAACTCCTTgcataaaaatgttcaataaactTTCCAACAAGTatagtttctctcctttttcatcttCACAAACAAGCAAAGCTCCCTGCCATGGGATCagatacacatttcttttcttttttttaatttaaattcaattaattaacatataatgtatcattagttttggaggtacaattcagtgattgatcagttgcatgtaacacccagtgttgaTTACTTCAAGTACCTTCCATAATGCCCACTGCCCAATTATCCCATTCCCTCATCCATCTCCcttcccacaaccctcagttgtttggttttttttccccacatttaagagtctcttatggtttgcatccctctctgtttttatctgattttgtttttctttcccctctcctatgttcctctgttttgtttctaaaattcaacatatgagtgaaatcatatgctatttgtctttctctgacttatcttgCTTAGCATAAGTCCCtgtagtttcatccacatcattgcaaatggtaagatttcattcttttacgtggttgagtagtattccatcatatagatatatatagatgtgtgtgtgtgtgtgtgagatatatatatatatctacctcacatcttctttattgattcattgtcaatagacatctaggttctttccatactttggctattgtcaACACTGCTGCCATAAACATAGCATTTTCTTCCAACTTCACTTTTGCAAttcaaaataaagtgaaattcaTCAATGAGTGTTCAAGATAACAAATGTTATACTATAAATGTACATTATCATTAACCCTAAATAATAATCAATTCATACAAATCTATCCATCACCATTCATTCTCTGAATAAACACTAATTATCAAAGCATCactagacattgctgctataaacattgagtgTATATGTCCTTTTAAATCACTATGTGGGTATCCTTTGGATAGATACATAGTAGTGcaatagcaccaatgtccacaatggccaaaatatggaaagagcccagatgtccattgatagataaatcAATGAAGAAGaggtgtggtgtatatatacaacggaatattactcagccaccaaaaagaatgaaatcttgccacttgcaaagacatggatgaatctagagagaactaagctaagcaaaataagtcagtcagagatagaaaaataccatatgatttcattcatatgttgaatttaaaaaacaaaacggggcacctgggtggctcagtagtttaagccactgccttcggctcaagttccctctcactctctctgcctgcctctctgcctacttgtgatctctgtcaaataaataaataaaatctttaagtaataataataataataaataataaattaaaaac
Proteins encoded:
- the LOC125097318 gene encoding filaggrin-2-like; translated protein: MTDLLRSVVTVIDVFYKYTKQDGECGTLSKDELKELLEKEFRPILKNPDDPDTVDVIMHMLDRDHDRRLDFTEFLLMVFKLAMACNKVLSKEYCKASGSKKHSHGHRHQKEESETEEEEEDTPGQKSGYRHSRWSEGEEHGYGSEGLRGARKHRHGSNSKRLGRQGGLSSSGNQEQFEKRHHWSSSGHSWSSGKERHGSSSEELGERRNKSHVSPSRESEKEYESGSRLKSRRRKGHSGLSHGLDASGHESNSTQSRQSGGQKLGSSSRGSGDNGRQNYACGSSNSCGCGRPQNVSTSCQEGRFGGQGNQSNCTQSGCQSGSSGGLGHGCISGQCSGYGQYESSSCSQSSSQEEYGSRACGQTQNYGKQQRTGSSQSSCCEQYGSGTSLPSSYGQHGHGSCGHFSNSHQKGSGSSEFSKCGQHGSGSGQSSGFGQHRSGSGQSTNFGYGSGSCQTSGFGQHESGSGQSSCFGQHGPSSGQASGFSQHRSGSGKSSGYEQYESSSGQSSRFGKQESGSGQSSGLGQHGSTSGQSSGVGKHGSGSEHSSGAKQTSGFGEHRTGSGQSFGSGQHGSGSHQSTSAKHRYGSGQSSSFGYGSSKHHSPASGTGSGHSLEFEQHESRSGQSTYGKHGSRSRKSSSSGSRSSSGKSSTHSQHGSNSRQSSSYDQHELTSGQSSGYDKHDSRVQEKERYETSSGKGSPKSGTTISDSAESQTRKRDEGRQGKTQGQSGERSTNGHSSHGQATRTESSKTNRRDSSVSENSDSERHSGAPQTHAGSPHSHSGSQHGESGSTARGRQRTSHGQSGDTRGHSGSGHGQATRTESSKSTRRGSSVSDSSDSERHSGTSQTHTGSPHSHSGSQHGESGSTARGRQGTSHGQSGDTRGHSGSGHGQATRTESSKTAGRGSSVSDSSDTERHSGTSQTHVGYPHSHSGSQHGESGSTARGRQGTSHGQSGDTRGHSGSRHGQATRTESSKTAGRGSSVSDSSDTERHSGTSQTLAGSPHSHSGSQHGESGSTARGRQGTSHGQSGDTRGHSGSRHGQAARTESTIQDLNMESQDLQLEGDRELVMASQEIPGDIVGLGMVKLAGQNPVRLQEGDLVSVIPVTLKGTQEPHRHT
- the LOC125097319 gene encoding filaggrin-like, coding for MESQDLKLEGDRELVMDSQEIPGDIVGLAMVKLPGQNPVRLQEEDLVSVIPVTLKGTQVPHRHTQDPLIATLDLNMESQDLQLEGDRELVMASQEIPGDIVGLGMVKPPGQNPVRLQEGDLVSVIPVTLKGTQEPHRHTTESSKTAGSGSSVSDSSDTERHSGTSQTHAGSPHSHSGSQHGESGSKARGRQGTSHGQSGDTRGHSGSGHGQATRTESSKTARRGSSVSEASDTKRHSGTSQTLAGSPHSHSGSQHGESGSTARGRQGTSHGQSGDTRGHSGSGHGQATRTESSRTTRRDSSVNDSSDTERHSGAPQTHVGSPHSHSGSQHGESGSTARGRQRTSHGQSGDTRGHSGSGHGQATRTESSKSTRRGSSVSESSDSERHSGTSQTHTGSPHSHSGSQHGESGSTARGRQGTSHGQSGDTRGHSGSGHGQATRTESSKTAGRGSSVSDSSDNERHSGTSQTHVGSPHSHSGSQHGASGSTARGRQGTSHGQSGDTRGHSGSRHGQAARTESSKTAGRGSSVSDSSDTERHSGTSQTHVGSPHSHSGSQHGESGSTARGRQGTSHGQSGDTRGHSGSGHGQATRTESSKTAGRGSSVSDSSDTERHSGTSQTHVGSPRSHSGSQHGESGSTARGRQGTSHGQSGDTRGHSGSRHGQASRTESSMTAGRRSSVSDSSDTERHSGTSQTHAGSPHSHSGSQHGESGSKARGRQGTNHGQSGDTRGHSGSGHGQVTKTESSRTTRRRSSLSDSSDTERHSGISQTHAGTPHSHSGSQHGESGSTARGRQGTSHGQSGDTRGHSGSRHGQATRTESSKTAGRGYSVSDSSDTERHSGTSQTHAGSPHSHSGSQHGESGSTARGRQGTSHGQSGDTRGHSGSGHGDATRTESSKTAGRGSSVSDSSDTERHSGTSQTHVGSPRSHSGSQHGESGSTARGSQGTSHGQSGDTRGHSGSRHGQASRTESSKTAGRGSSVSDSSDTERHSGTSQTHAGSPQRHSGSQHGESGSKARGRQGTNHGQSGDTRGHSGSGHGQVTRTESSRTTRRRSSLSDSSDTERHSGTSQTHAGSPHSHSGSQHGELGSTARGRQGTSHGQSGDTRGHSGSRHGQATRTESSKTVGRGSSVSDSSDTERHSGPSQTHAGPTHSHSGSQHGESVSTARGRKGTSHGQSGDTRGHSGSGHGEATRTESSKTAGRGSSVSDSSDSERHSDPSQTHAGSPHSHSGSQHGESGSTARGRQGISHAQSGDTRGHSGSGHGQVTRTESSKTARRGSNVSDSSDTERHSGAPQTHTGSPHSHSGSQHGESGSIARGRQGTSHGQSRDTRGHSGSRHGQASRTESSKTAGRGSSVSDSSDTERHSGTSQTHIGSPRSHSGSQHGESGSTARGRQGTSHGQSGDTRGHSGSRHGQASRTESSKTTGRGSSVNDFSDTERHSGPSQTHAGSPHSHSGSQHGESGSTASGREGNNHGQSGDTRGHSGSGHGQASRTESSRTTRRGSSLSDSSDTERHSGASQTHTGSPHSHSGSQHGESGSTGRGSQGTTHEQSGDTGGHSGSGHGQATRRESSRTTRRGSSLSEASDTERHSGAPQTHTGSPHSHSGSQHREAGSIARGRQGTSHGQSGDTRGHSGSGHGQVTRTESSRTTRRRSSVSDSSDTERHSGASQTHVGSPHSHSGSQHGESGSIARGRQGTIHGQSGDTRGHSGSGHGQVTRTESSKTTRRGSTVSESSSTKRHSGAPQIHAGSSHSHSGSQHGESGSTARGRQGTTHGQSGDTSGHSGTQHGQAIRSESSRSPRSGSNVSESSDNERHSRASSRNSVSSHVHSRSFPTPTVSDTTGRYESSTEQAGDRSKQSVIDQEQTSVQKQPVSRHTQNFGSSLESKGDKSTYSGSVQGQNTSSHKQLGTDTIERHGSNHTQSHETHRQSKDSIRNQLHSSHHRSRVSHSQSQSSGRHRHESGQGWKHGSYGSAEYDYGQSGYGPSGGSRTSSRNSSPLRSLDLAANNHISTRGQSVPTFDHTGSKATEIIGRQSSSHGQPTYSHNQSGTNVSRRQGSIHGHSAVSHEPSSDTYFQSGKHRQPSSHSVPSHGQSISAHSYSESSSTLGHGSHSDNKEHSEDWGEQIHEPSESRHGQSEFNNVGILGSSQENVGDISSNEQVRSSTSLGRQGSIKRQPGDIQGQSGFSTNERNVYNHGQSSDSYRQSVDSRSKSQGFISSHSHDSQDPTGTEEYGYRYSSSSTIMWRGGEQKQGPESNLLGSIRIYCQDMDDKQAGNMDAKGCHKRERTESGSFYLDSNTPLYEYVQEQRCYYFE